One Acetonema longum DSM 6540 DNA window includes the following coding sequences:
- the nifU gene encoding Fe-S cluster assembly scaffold protein NifU gives MNYSEKVMDHFMNPRNVGEIADANGVGEVGNAVCGDIMKIYLKVENNRILDVKFNTFGCGSAIASSSMATEMIKGKTLEEAWDLTNKAVAEALDGLPPVKMHCSVLAEEAVHKAINDYRISQGLKPWDYKEHTDIHEQVHGH, from the coding sequence ATGAACTATAGTGAAAAAGTAATGGATCACTTTATGAATCCGCGAAATGTCGGCGAAATCGCCGATGCCAACGGCGTCGGCGAAGTCGGCAACGCCGTATGCGGCGATATTATGAAAATCTATTTGAAAGTGGAGAATAACCGTATCCTGGATGTAAAATTCAATACCTTTGGCTGTGGCTCAGCCATCGCTTCCTCCAGCATGGCTACGGAGATGATTAAAGGCAAGACCCTGGAAGAAGCCTGGGATCTGACCAATAAGGCGGTAGCCGAGGCTCTTGACGGCCTGCCTCCGGTTAAAATGCATTGCTCAGTGCTGGCCGAAGAAGCCGTTCACAAGGCCATTAATGATTATCGCATCTCCCAGGGCCTGAAACCATGGGATTACAAGGAACATACCGATATTCACGAACAAGTCCACGGTCATTAA
- a CDS encoding ABC transporter ATP-binding protein, translating into MRLEARQIGFHYSQGSWILKDINLWINENERVGLVGPSGCGKSTLARLLAGYLTPHTGQVLLDGQPLPSQDYCPVQLIYQHPEKALNPRWKLRDSLYEGYTPDNALLQSLGIEPDWLDRWPNELSGGELQRFCLARVLGAKTRFLIADEISTMLDVITQAQIWSYLLDIIQQRSMGLLVITHNLALARQICSRIVDFACLSPRDEAGKR; encoded by the coding sequence ATGCGACTTGAAGCCAGACAAATCGGTTTTCACTATAGCCAAGGGTCCTGGATTTTAAAGGATATCAACCTATGGATCAACGAAAATGAACGGGTCGGCCTGGTGGGGCCCAGCGGCTGCGGCAAAAGCACTCTGGCCCGGCTCCTGGCGGGCTATCTTACGCCCCACACAGGCCAGGTCCTTCTGGACGGACAGCCCCTCCCTTCCCAAGACTACTGCCCGGTACAGCTGATTTACCAACACCCGGAAAAAGCCCTGAACCCTCGCTGGAAATTGCGCGACTCGCTGTATGAAGGCTATACACCGGATAACGCCCTGCTCCAATCCCTGGGAATTGAGCCGGACTGGCTGGACCGCTGGCCCAACGAGCTTTCTGGCGGCGAGCTGCAGCGGTTTTGCCTGGCCCGGGTGCTGGGGGCAAAAACCCGGTTTCTGATAGCCGACGAAATCAGCACCATGCTGGATGTAATCACGCAAGCGCAGATATGGAGCTACCTGCTGGACATTATCCAGCAGCGGAGCATGGGGCTCTTGGTTATCACCCATAACCTGGCCCTGGCCAGACAGATTTGCAGCCGCATCGTGGATTTTGCCTGCCTCAGTCCCAGGGATGAAGCGGGTAAGCGTTGA
- the spoVAC gene encoding stage V sporulation protein AC, whose protein sequence is MSGSKQKKPTPVQQQYQKFADDREPKRPILANCIRAFIGGGVICTIGQGIQFFFITNFNFDEKSAGDPTVAILILLSVILTTLGVYDKIAQWAGAGSAVPVTGFANTIASAALDHKSEGFVLGVGGNMFKIAGPVIVFGVFSAFIVAIIKILIESLGGM, encoded by the coding sequence GTGTCCGGCAGCAAACAAAAGAAACCAACCCCGGTCCAACAGCAATACCAAAAATTTGCCGACGACAGGGAGCCAAAGCGCCCCATCCTGGCCAATTGCATACGGGCTTTTATTGGCGGCGGCGTAATTTGTACCATCGGCCAGGGAATTCAGTTTTTTTTTATAACCAATTTTAATTTTGACGAAAAATCAGCCGGCGATCCTACTGTGGCCATTCTGATTCTTCTCTCGGTGATTCTGACCACATTAGGCGTATATGACAAAATCGCCCAATGGGCTGGCGCCGGTTCAGCCGTTCCGGTTACCGGTTTTGCCAATACCATCGCCTCAGCTGCCCTGGACCACAAAAGCGAAGGCTTTGTCTTAGGGGTCGGAGGCAATATGTTTAAAATCGCCGGACCGGTGATCGTTTTTGGCGTCTTTAGCGCTTTTATTGTGGCAATCATCAAAATACTGATCGAATCGTTAGGCGGGATGTAA
- the spoVAD gene encoding stage V sporulation protein AD: protein MLQGQQTWIFPSKPIIISSAAVGGPFEARGKLADDFDLLHDDIWLEQDSYEQAERELLEQACEIAIQKAGVTKEAIQFFLSGDLINQIIPSSFTARSLGVPFLGVYGACSSSIEGLSLASLIVESGFALNALIATSSHNAAAEKQYRYPTEYGSQKPPTAQWTVTGAGAAIVAKQGQGPRVVASTIGRVIDLGVSDPFNMGAAMAPAAVDTIESHFRDLGITPSHYDLIATGDLGQVGHRIASDLLTQRGLVIPEEKLTDCGLLMYREDQQVLAGASGCACVATTTFGHLLNRMRRGELNRILVIATGALLSPMSYQQKETIPCIAHAVSIER, encoded by the coding sequence ATGTTGCAAGGACAACAAACCTGGATTTTTCCATCCAAACCGATCATCATCAGCTCGGCAGCTGTTGGCGGCCCCTTTGAGGCCCGGGGCAAGCTGGCTGATGATTTCGACCTGTTGCACGATGACATCTGGCTGGAGCAGGATAGCTATGAACAGGCCGAAAGAGAACTTTTGGAGCAAGCCTGCGAAATAGCCATCCAAAAAGCCGGAGTGACCAAAGAAGCTATTCAGTTTTTTCTCAGCGGTGATCTGATCAATCAGATCATTCCCAGCAGCTTTACCGCCCGCAGCTTGGGGGTGCCTTTTCTGGGCGTCTACGGCGCCTGCTCCAGCTCCATCGAGGGTCTGTCCCTGGCCTCGCTGATAGTAGAGAGCGGCTTTGCCCTCAATGCCTTGATCGCCACCTCCAGTCATAACGCCGCGGCGGAAAAACAATACCGCTATCCCACTGAATATGGCTCCCAGAAACCGCCCACCGCCCAGTGGACTGTCACCGGCGCCGGAGCTGCCATCGTGGCCAAGCAGGGTCAGGGACCGCGGGTCGTAGCGTCGACCATTGGCCGGGTGATTGACTTAGGGGTTTCCGACCCGTTCAACATGGGAGCGGCCATGGCGCCGGCAGCAGTGGACACCATTGAATCTCACTTCCGTGATTTAGGAATTACCCCGTCTCACTATGACCTGATTGCCACCGGCGATTTAGGCCAGGTGGGCCACCGCATCGCCAGTGATTTGCTCACCCAGCGCGGGCTTGTTATTCCGGAAGAAAAGCTGACCGACTGCGGCCTTTTAATGTACAGGGAAGATCAGCAGGTTTTAGCCGGCGCCAGCGGTTGCGCCTGTGTCGCTACCACCACGTTTGGCCATTTGTTAAACCGCATGCGCCGGGGAGAACTGAACCGGATTCTGGTTATCGCCACCGGGGCCCTGCTCTCCCCTATGTCTTATCAACAAAAAGAAACCATCCCCTGCATCGCCCATGCGGTGTCCATAGAACGATAA
- a CDS encoding RrF2 family transcriptional regulator: MKLSTKGRYGVKSVLELAIHYGKEPVSIKSIAEQHSISEYYLEQLFAQLRKAGIIKSIRGAYGGYTLNKPPGQVPVYDIIQVLEGDIEISDCVEDTACSNMNQCATRLLWVRIKESIDSVLKSTTLQDMVDDYNMMNQNQKDGVERE; this comes from the coding sequence ATGAAATTGTCTACCAAAGGGCGCTATGGCGTAAAATCCGTCTTGGAACTGGCGATCCATTATGGCAAGGAGCCGGTCTCTATCAAGTCGATTGCCGAACAGCACAGTATATCGGAATACTATTTGGAGCAGTTGTTTGCCCAGTTGCGCAAGGCGGGCATTATCAAAAGCATTCGCGGCGCTTACGGCGGTTATACTTTAAACAAACCTCCCGGTCAGGTGCCGGTCTACGATATTATACAAGTCCTGGAAGGCGACATTGAAATATCCGATTGCGTGGAAGATACAGCCTGCAGCAATATGAACCAATGCGCCACCCGGCTCCTATGGGTCAGGATCAAGGAAAGCATTGACAGCGTGCTCAAATCGACTACTCTACAGGATATGGTTGATGATTATAATATGATGAACCAAAATCAAAAGGACGGTGTAGAACGTGAGTGA
- the spoVAE gene encoding stage V sporulation protein AE, translating into MEKFILAFVVGGAICVLGQLLMDGLKLTPAHTMVTLVVSGAILGGFGLYDQLIQFAGAGASVPISSFGNSLVKGALQEAERTGIIGVLTGIFKITSSGISAAIIFGFLAALLFKPKG; encoded by the coding sequence GTGGAAAAATTTATTTTGGCGTTTGTCGTCGGCGGCGCAATCTGCGTGTTGGGGCAACTCCTGATGGACGGATTGAAATTGACCCCGGCCCATACCATGGTCACACTGGTGGTATCCGGCGCCATATTGGGAGGATTCGGATTGTATGACCAGCTGATTCAGTTTGCCGGCGCCGGGGCTTCCGTTCCGATCAGCAGCTTTGGCAATTCACTGGTCAAAGGCGCCCTGCAGGAGGCCGAAAGAACCGGCATCATCGGGGTATTGACCGGTATCTTCAAAATCACCAGCAGCGGCATCTCAGCGGCGATTATTTTCGGTTTTCTAGCGGCTCTCCTGTTTAAACCGAAGGGATAA
- the hisA gene encoding 1-(5-phosphoribosyl)-5-[(5-phosphoribosylamino)methylideneamino]imidazole-4-carboxamide isomerase, whose product MILFPAIDIRGGKCVRLTEGRFDRETVFAGDPVAMALQWTAAGAEYLHVVDLDGAVAGTPVHEEIIAAIVRKSGLPVQVGGGIRTLQSIEALLSLGVARVILGSAAVKNPALVEAACRQYDERIVVGIDARQGRVAVEGWVESSGVAAVDLAKKMAAVGVRRLIYTDIGRDGTLAGVNLPETCEIARAAGIPVIASGGVRDMRDILVLQKAPAGIEGVIIGKALYTGTLSLKEALRQIRGGV is encoded by the coding sequence ATGATCTTATTTCCGGCGATTGATATACGCGGGGGGAAATGTGTCAGATTAACTGAAGGCAGGTTTGACCGGGAGACCGTTTTTGCCGGGGATCCGGTGGCGATGGCGCTGCAATGGACAGCTGCCGGGGCTGAATATTTGCATGTAGTGGACCTGGATGGGGCTGTGGCCGGAACCCCGGTCCATGAGGAAATCATTGCCGCCATTGTAAGAAAAAGCGGTCTGCCGGTGCAGGTAGGCGGCGGCATTCGTACCCTTCAAAGCATCGAGGCATTGCTATCGCTGGGTGTGGCCAGAGTCATCCTGGGCTCGGCGGCGGTGAAAAATCCCGCACTGGTGGAGGCCGCCTGCCGACAGTACGACGAACGGATTGTGGTCGGCATCGATGCCAGACAGGGCCGGGTTGCGGTGGAAGGATGGGTCGAGAGCAGCGGAGTGGCTGCGGTTGATCTGGCAAAAAAAATGGCGGCAGTTGGGGTCCGGCGGCTTATTTATACCGACATTGGCCGGGATGGAACCCTGGCCGGGGTAAATCTGCCTGAGACCTGCGAAATCGCCCGCGCCGCCGGCATACCGGTTATCGCCTCCGGCGGCGTCCGGGATATGAGGGATATTTTGGTCCTGCAAAAAGCTCCCGCCGGGATCGAGGGAGTGATTATCGGCAAAGCTTTATATACCGGGACGCTTTCGTTAAAAGAAGCATTGCGGCAAATTCGGGGAGGGGTATAG
- the hisIE gene encoding bifunctional phosphoribosyl-AMP cyclohydrolase/phosphoribosyl-ATP diphosphatase HisIE, producing the protein MNLDLKNLKFDANGLMPAVIQDAHTGAVLMLAYMNQESLEKTIATGLTWFYSRSRQRLWNKGETSGHIQKVREIYFDCDADTLLVKVEQVGVACHEGSYSCFSRKLYVPEQTNLEPAAVSDFTPAVILNELYGVITDRKTNRKEGSYTNYLFDKGQDKILKKVGEEAAETIIASKNQDENEILYEMADLWYHCLVLLSYHNLTPAELLKELHSRRK; encoded by the coding sequence ATGAACCTGGACCTGAAAAACCTGAAATTTGACGCAAACGGCCTGATGCCGGCTGTGATTCAGGATGCGCACACGGGCGCTGTGCTGATGCTGGCCTATATGAATCAGGAATCCCTTGAGAAAACCATAGCTACCGGATTGACTTGGTTTTACAGTCGCAGCCGCCAACGTTTATGGAATAAAGGCGAAACCTCCGGCCATATCCAAAAAGTCCGTGAAATCTATTTTGATTGTGATGCCGACACGCTGCTGGTCAAGGTAGAGCAAGTGGGAGTGGCCTGCCATGAAGGCAGTTACTCCTGCTTCAGCCGGAAACTGTATGTCCCGGAGCAAACCAACCTTGAGCCGGCTGCTGTCAGCGACTTTACCCCGGCGGTCATTCTGAATGAACTCTATGGGGTCATTACCGACCGTAAAACAAACCGCAAAGAAGGTTCTTATACCAATTATCTGTTTGATAAGGGACAGGATAAGATCCTGAAAAAAGTCGGCGAAGAAGCGGCTGAAACCATCATAGCCTCCAAAAATCAGGATGAAAATGAAATATTATACGAAATGGCGGATTTGTGGTATCACTGCCTGGTATTGCTGTCCTATCACAATCTAACTCCGGCCGAACTGCTGAAAGAATTACATAGTCGGCGCAAGTAG
- the hisF gene encoding imidazole glycerol phosphate synthase subunit HisF: MFTKRIIPCLDVKDGRVVKGTNFVGLRDAGDPVEMAAVYDRELADELIFLDITASEEQRNTMVDVVERTASQVFIPFTVGGGIRTAEDIRKMLQAGADKVSLNTAAVNNPLLLAEGARRFGRQCMVLAVDARQAGPGHWEVCINGGRIPTGMDVLTWVQKATALGAGEILLTSMDRDGTKDGYDIPLTRAVAEAVSVPVIASGGAGCLEHFYEALTDGKADAVLAASVFHYSQFTIKAVKEYLKQRKVEVRL, translated from the coding sequence TTGTTTACCAAACGCATTATTCCCTGCCTGGATGTAAAGGACGGCAGGGTGGTTAAGGGAACCAATTTTGTCGGCCTGAGAGACGCCGGCGACCCCGTGGAGATGGCGGCGGTGTATGACCGGGAATTGGCCGACGAATTGATCTTTTTGGATATTACCGCCTCGGAGGAACAGAGAAATACTATGGTGGATGTGGTAGAACGCACTGCCTCTCAGGTTTTTATTCCCTTTACCGTAGGCGGCGGCATTCGCACCGCTGAGGATATCCGCAAGATGCTCCAGGCGGGAGCCGATAAAGTTTCACTGAATACCGCGGCGGTGAACAACCCGCTTTTGTTGGCGGAAGGCGCCAGGCGATTCGGCCGTCAGTGCATGGTGCTGGCGGTTGACGCCCGTCAGGCCGGACCCGGCCATTGGGAGGTCTGTATCAACGGCGGCAGGATTCCCACCGGCATGGACGTGCTGACGTGGGTGCAAAAGGCCACGGCCCTGGGAGCCGGCGAAATCCTGCTGACCAGCATGGACCGGGACGGCACCAAAGACGGCTACGATATTCCTCTGACCCGGGCGGTGGCCGAAGCCGTGTCTGTACCGGTTATCGCCTCCGGCGGCGCCGGCTGTCTGGAACATTTTTATGAAGCCCTGACCGATGGCAAGGCCGACGCAGTACTGGCCGCCTCGGTGTTCCACTACAGTCAGTTTACGATTAAAGCCGTGAAAGAATATCTGAAACAGCGAAAGGTGGAGGTCAGATTATGA
- the nifS gene encoding cysteine desulfurase NifS, producing MSEKQIYLDHSATTYIKPEVFNEMLPYLNTYYGNPSSIYAMSRVTEQAIDQARERVAKVLNTAKDEIYFTGGGSEADNWALKGVAFAHKNRGNHIITTKIEHHAILHTCEFLEKNGFQVTYLPVDSQGFINPDELKKAITDKTILVSVMFANNEIGTIEPISEIGKICRERNVLFHTDAVQVAGHVPIDVKALNIDLLSLAAHKFYGPKGVGVLYIRRGVKIDSLIHGGGQERGKRAGTENIAGIVGLGKALELSVSNMEEENRHLGFLRDKLINGLTQIPYTRLNGPAGDKRMTSNVNVCFEFIEGESMLLLLDSKGVAASSGSACTSGSLDPSHVLLAIGLPHEIAHGSLRLTLGSATTEQDIDYVLEVLPPIVQRLRDMSPLWKKFLQEEGKAQ from the coding sequence GTGAGTGAAAAACAAATTTATCTGGATCATTCGGCCACAACGTACATTAAACCGGAAGTTTTCAACGAGATGCTGCCTTATCTGAATACATATTACGGCAATCCCTCTTCTATCTATGCCATGTCGCGGGTGACCGAACAGGCCATCGACCAGGCCAGGGAAAGAGTTGCCAAAGTTTTAAATACCGCGAAAGACGAGATCTATTTTACCGGCGGCGGCTCGGAAGCAGATAACTGGGCCTTAAAAGGTGTAGCCTTTGCTCATAAAAACCGGGGTAACCACATTATTACCACTAAAATTGAGCATCACGCGATTCTACACACTTGCGAGTTTTTAGAGAAAAACGGATTCCAGGTGACCTATTTGCCGGTGGACAGCCAGGGCTTTATCAATCCGGATGAGTTAAAAAAGGCTATTACCGATAAAACTATCCTGGTGTCGGTGATGTTCGCCAATAATGAAATCGGCACGATTGAGCCGATTTCGGAAATCGGCAAGATTTGCCGGGAAAGAAACGTATTGTTTCATACCGATGCCGTCCAGGTGGCCGGGCATGTTCCCATTGATGTGAAAGCCTTGAATATTGATCTTCTGAGTTTGGCAGCTCACAAATTTTACGGTCCCAAAGGCGTGGGAGTTCTGTATATCCGCCGGGGTGTAAAAATCGACAGCCTGATTCACGGCGGCGGACAGGAAAGAGGCAAACGGGCCGGCACAGAAAACATCGCCGGCATTGTTGGCCTGGGAAAAGCCCTGGAACTCTCGGTGTCCAATATGGAGGAAGAAAATCGTCATTTGGGCTTCCTGCGGGACAAACTGATCAACGGACTGACCCAAATCCCCTATACACGCTTAAACGGCCCTGCCGGCGATAAACGGATGACCAGCAATGTAAATGTATGCTTTGAGTTCATCGAAGGCGAATCTATGCTATTGCTCTTAGACAGCAAAGGGGTCGCAGCTTCCAGCGGCAGCGCCTGCACCTCCGGCTCCCTTGATCCTTCTCATGTGCTGCTGGCAATCGGACTACCCCATGAAATCGCCCACGGCTCTCTCAGACTCACCCTGGGCAGCGCCACCACTGAACAGGACATCGACTATGTACTGGAAGTCCTGCCGCCTATCGTGCAGCGACTGAGAGATATGTCGCCTCTGTGGAAAAAATTCTTGCAAGAAGAGGGGAAAGCGCAATGA
- a CDS encoding multidrug efflux MFS transporter, which produces MESWEKNLGVCWLATLIVSLGMSQMAPILPLYVEHLGVHGQADIARWSGIVFGLNFVSLAIFSPIWGRLSDQYGRRPMILRASFSLAVIMTCMGFAQNVWQLAGLRLMQGTLSGFQSTVVTLVGTQTPTERAGWALGVLFSAQVGGTLMGPLLGGVLSEFVGFRGNFFVIGILCFLAFIASYRFIYEKKIDTTQPALDFHEVWSRLPHPRDTVCLLITTLLLQLALMAIQPIITVYISHLSADAAHIALVSGAVFAASGLASLLAAPKLGKISDRIGPHKVLLAALTAAGIIYIPQAFVSHAWELGILRFMLGMAVAGLLPSVNSLIKHSTPPAITGRAFGFNQSAQYVGMFLGSMLGGQMAAAFGIQNVFLFTGGLLLANAFWVYHTIYQHDELFRGTDEEK; this is translated from the coding sequence ATGGAATCTTGGGAAAAAAATCTCGGGGTCTGCTGGCTGGCGACACTGATTGTATCATTGGGAATGAGCCAGATGGCTCCGATACTGCCTCTGTATGTGGAGCATCTGGGAGTTCATGGCCAGGCGGACATCGCCAGGTGGTCGGGCATTGTCTTTGGCCTCAATTTTGTCAGCTTAGCTATTTTCTCTCCTATCTGGGGAAGATTATCCGATCAATACGGACGCAGGCCGATGATTTTGCGGGCCAGTTTTTCTTTGGCTGTGATCATGACCTGTATGGGCTTTGCGCAAAATGTCTGGCAATTGGCCGGACTGCGGCTGATGCAGGGGACACTTTCCGGCTTCCAGTCGACAGTGGTTACACTGGTGGGGACTCAGACTCCCACCGAGAGGGCGGGGTGGGCCTTGGGAGTGCTTTTCAGCGCCCAGGTGGGAGGAACCTTGATGGGCCCCTTATTAGGCGGGGTTTTATCGGAATTTGTCGGTTTTCGCGGCAATTTTTTTGTTATCGGGATTCTGTGTTTTCTCGCCTTTATTGCCTCGTACCGGTTCATTTACGAGAAAAAAATCGACACAACCCAGCCGGCTCTGGATTTCCACGAAGTATGGAGCCGACTGCCTCATCCTCGGGACACTGTCTGTCTCTTGATCACTACCTTGCTGCTACAGTTGGCTCTCATGGCGATCCAGCCGATTATTACCGTTTATATCTCTCATTTGTCGGCGGATGCGGCTCATATCGCCCTGGTATCCGGTGCGGTTTTCGCCGCTTCCGGTCTGGCCAGTCTTCTGGCCGCTCCCAAGCTGGGCAAGATCTCCGACCGGATCGGCCCTCATAAGGTGCTGCTGGCGGCATTGACGGCAGCCGGGATTATCTATATACCCCAGGCGTTTGTCAGTCATGCATGGGAATTGGGCATCCTCCGCTTTATGCTGGGCATGGCTGTCGCCGGTCTGCTGCCGTCCGTTAACAGCCTGATCAAGCACAGCACGCCGCCGGCCATTACCGGCCGGGCTTTCGGCTTTAATCAGTCCGCCCAGTATGTGGGCATGTTTTTGGGGTCGATGTTAGGCGGACAAATGGCAGCTGCCTTTGGCATTCAGAATGTATTCTTATTCACCGGCGGATTATTGCTGGCAAACGCCTTTTGGGTATATCACACGATATATCAGCATGATGAACTTTTTCGCGGCACGGACGAGGAGAAATAA
- a CDS encoding DUF4127 family protein, translated as MSGSALRLDYHTIITKYRDHDIIIAIIQVKRGDRVKERPCLPLLRILACMACILFSLSLTVSAATLVYVPLDDRPVCLRDPVETLQAAGMKIVTPPRFLLSGRDRAGDPDGLWQWLQEAAKGADAAVVSADALLYGGLVSSRTHLIPDRLLQQRVENFQQLRRQNPRLRLYGFSTVMRSPQGSAGGTDPAYIETRGWQIYRYGALLDRQEQLGLSGKEEQEMEELIQLLPAEILTDWNGRRAKNHRLNLMLLQRTREGLFDYFILGRDDNGPYSQTQRELRHLRREAADLSSRVFATFSGADQLGMVLLTRAVNRLTFQVPLIAVQYAEGSGEQTIPSYQGEPVGVSALDHIVAAGGLPVRDPARANLVLLINTPPNGRTPEAGAGGNIVRPTVALRQFVAMVEQQINLGKRVAIADVAFANGSDNSLMQLLAQRDLLNRIHAYSGWNTASNSLGFALSQGILSARMSGQDKDKLLTVRLLDDWAYQANVRSLMLREVLAPFPQSAVSLGILKPAVEARTTAELKKFAADRFGSFPLRLFQASHPWNRMFEVRIDVFNAYPLHPWD; from the coding sequence GTGAGTGGATCGGCATTGAGACTGGATTATCATACCATTATCACAAAATATAGGGATCATGATATAATTATTGCTATCATTCAGGTGAAAAGGGGCGATAGGGTGAAGGAAAGACCATGCCTGCCGCTGTTGCGGATTTTGGCTTGTATGGCCTGTATATTATTCAGCCTGTCCCTGACCGTATCGGCCGCCACACTGGTCTATGTGCCGCTGGATGACCGGCCGGTGTGTTTAAGGGACCCGGTGGAGACCTTGCAGGCTGCAGGAATGAAGATTGTGACGCCTCCCAGGTTTCTCCTGTCAGGCCGGGACAGGGCGGGAGATCCTGACGGACTGTGGCAGTGGCTGCAGGAAGCGGCCAAAGGGGCCGATGCGGCGGTTGTATCCGCCGACGCCTTGCTTTATGGCGGGCTGGTGTCATCCCGGACTCACCTTATCCCGGATAGACTGCTGCAGCAAAGAGTGGAGAATTTTCAGCAGCTGCGGCGGCAAAATCCCCGGCTGCGGCTGTACGGATTTTCCACTGTGATGCGTTCGCCTCAGGGATCGGCCGGGGGAACCGATCCGGCATACATAGAAACCCGTGGCTGGCAGATTTACCGCTACGGGGCATTGCTCGACAGACAGGAGCAGCTCGGGCTTAGCGGTAAAGAAGAGCAAGAGATGGAGGAACTGATTCAGCTTTTACCGGCAGAGATATTGACGGACTGGAACGGGAGAAGGGCCAAAAATCACCGGCTGAACCTCATGCTGCTGCAACGGACCCGGGAGGGACTGTTTGATTATTTTATCCTGGGGCGGGACGACAACGGGCCCTACTCTCAGACCCAGCGGGAACTGCGTCATCTGCGACGGGAGGCGGCCGATCTTTCCTCACGGGTGTTTGCCACCTTTTCCGGCGCGGATCAACTGGGCATGGTCCTTTTAACTCGGGCCGTCAACAGACTGACCTTTCAGGTTCCTTTGATAGCGGTGCAATATGCGGAAGGCAGCGGGGAGCAGACGATTCCTTCCTATCAGGGGGAACCAGTCGGAGTCAGCGCTCTGGATCATATTGTTGCCGCCGGCGGGCTGCCGGTGCGGGACCCAGCCCGGGCCAATCTGGTCTTGCTTATCAATACGCCTCCCAACGGCAGAACGCCGGAAGCCGGCGCCGGCGGAAATATTGTCCGGCCAACGGTCGCCTTGCGGCAGTTTGTGGCTATGGTGGAACAGCAAATCAACTTGGGCAAGAGGGTAGCGATTGCCGACGTGGCTTTCGCCAACGGTTCCGACAATTCCCTGATGCAGCTTTTAGCCCAGAGGGACCTGCTGAACAGAATTCATGCCTATTCCGGCTGGAATACAGCCAGCAATAGCCTGGGTTTTGCTCTTAGCCAGGGGATACTCAGCGCCAGGATGTCCGGCCAGGACAAGGATAAGCTCTTGACAGTGCGCCTGTTGGATGACTGGGCCTATCAGGCCAACGTTCGCTCACTGATGCTGCGGGAAGTTCTGGCGCCCTTTCCCCAGTCAGCAGTTTCTCTGGGAATTTTAAAGCCGGCGGTGGAAGCCAGGACCACCGCTGAATTGAAAAAATTCGCGGCGGACCGGTTTGGCAGTTTCCCCCTCCGGCTGTTTCAGGCCAGTCACCCCTGGAACCGTATGTTCGAGGTGCGTATTGATGTATTCAACGCTTACCCGCTTCATCCCTGGGACTGA